The following proteins come from a genomic window of Leptospira wolffii serovar Khorat str. Khorat-H2:
- a CDS encoding phospholipase D family protein translates to MAIIRPIFQHFYSNGDHSELLTDLFRQPNFGDIIIMTAFSLSRGVIDLLGDSPISDKNIIVYTGIRNEITSAQALHTYLKVGCKLFCVDTGRSDLIFHPKLYLAYNSDNAKAVIGSANTTLGGLRNNIESSFLVLMDRHDPEDERLFQEILTTASNFHAEYPNNVLEVINHSQVTELFNKGLVSDERQIPLRQSSKRRGDRTNLQTDTPRININIRHSDISTQDLSGIPVITDEPHDTYIENDETLETPNLLILRGQLVYEKSSLSRSDAQIVPEGSNPTGNIRLARSNFTINGQQIDWRIYFRNEVFGSYDWQVTDLSKPTQENALVSFRIFLMGIYYGHYDLRLSHDPEREAGQNNVPTWLHWGTEVGKIIRQLHVENRTLRIYAPDATGQPFTLTID, encoded by the coding sequence ATGGCGATAATAAGACCAATTTTTCAGCATTTCTATTCAAATGGAGACCATAGTGAACTATTAACCGACCTTTTCAGACAACCAAATTTTGGCGATATCATTATTATGACGGCATTTAGCCTATCTAGAGGTGTTATAGATCTACTTGGAGACTCTCCAATCTCGGATAAAAATATTATTGTTTATACTGGTATCCGGAATGAGATCACTAGCGCACAAGCTTTGCATACTTATCTTAAAGTCGGTTGTAAATTATTTTGTGTCGATACTGGCCGGTCAGACTTAATTTTTCATCCGAAACTTTATTTAGCATATAATTCAGATAATGCAAAAGCAGTCATCGGTAGCGCAAATACCACTTTGGGTGGATTAAGAAACAATATAGAATCCAGCTTTCTAGTTCTAATGGATCGTCACGACCCAGAAGATGAAAGACTTTTTCAAGAAATTCTAACTACTGCAAGTAATTTTCATGCAGAATATCCAAATAATGTGTTAGAAGTTATTAATCATTCACAAGTAACAGAGCTATTTAACAAAGGCTTGGTGTCTGATGAACGACAAATTCCTTTAAGGCAAAGTTCTAAACGAAGAGGAGATAGAACAAATTTACAGACAGACACACCACGAATTAATATAAATATACGCCATTCAGATATTTCAACACAAGACTTATCGGGTATCCCTGTAATTACAGATGAACCGCATGATACTTATATAGAAAATGATGAGACTTTAGAAACACCGAATCTCTTGATCTTAAGAGGGCAGCTTGTTTATGAAAAATCTTCATTAAGCAGAAGCGATGCGCAAATTGTTCCAGAAGGATCAAATCCAACTGGAAATATCCGGTTGGCTCGATCTAATTTTACGATAAATGGACAGCAAATTGATTGGCGTATTTATTTCCGAAATGAAGTATTCGGAAGTTATGATTGGCAAGTAACGGATTTAAGTAAACCGACTCAAGAGAACGCTTTAGTTTCATTCCGAATATTTTTGATGGGTATTTATTACGGTCACTACGACTTAAGGTTATCTCATGACCCAGAAAGAGAGGCGGGTCAGAATAATGTGCCAACGTGGTTACACTGGGGAACAGAAGTTGGTAAGATAATTAGGCAATTGCACGTTGAGAATAGAACACTTCGAATTTACGCACCTGATGCTACTGGACAACCGTTCACACTCACGATAGACTAA
- a CDS encoding alpha/beta hydrolase, which yields MLKGKDLSSKGLVVMLHGQGGTMYGEARFFKHFYEQGYSGLFVEYAGFGLSKKYFPSENNLYDDSEKVIRYVQAKYDFPPNKTILWGRSLGSGVAIELSLRNISSHLILVTPYTSIYEVARYKYTQLIPEFLIIDKFESISKAANLSLPTLIIGAKLDNMTPINMALALHDKIKHSSYLELATADHFTVNENLSEKDFGKIFDFLAKK from the coding sequence TTGTTAAAAGGAAAAGACCTATCATCAAAAGGATTAGTAGTGATGCTCCATGGGCAGGGTGGAACCATGTATGGAGAGGCAAGATTCTTTAAGCATTTTTATGAACAAGGCTATTCCGGGCTTTTCGTTGAATATGCTGGATTTGGTCTTTCAAAGAAGTATTTTCCTTCTGAAAATAATCTGTATGATGACTCAGAAAAAGTTATTCGGTATGTTCAGGCAAAATACGATTTTCCGCCTAATAAAACAATTTTATGGGGTCGTTCGTTAGGCAGTGGGGTAGCAATTGAGCTGTCTTTAAGAAATATATCATCTCATTTGATTTTGGTAACTCCATATACTTCGATCTATGAAGTAGCTAGATATAAATATACACAACTTATCCCGGAATTTCTTATTATCGATAAATTTGAGAGTATTTCTAAAGCCGCCAATCTAAGTTTACCAACCTTGATTATTGGTGCGAAACTTGATAACATGACGCCAATTAATATGGCGCTTGCTTTACATGATAAAATTAAACATTCTTCATATTTAGAGTTAGCTACAGCCGATCATTTCACTGTGAATGAAAATCTTTCTGAAAAAGACTTTGGTAAAATTTTCGATTTCTTAGCTAAGAAATAA
- a CDS encoding MORN repeat protein, giving the protein MTKDLKLYILLLFLSNAVYAQDLSGDWVCTELQLESKSILQLKKDYSVVYKTNLGEFTGKYAFNGKIFTLSLLQKNNKYSELAYIVTKYQDDKLEWFPKTLPERKEVCIKSNSKCRKGDCRNGDGELVDGSFKAIGYFKDGAIYTGTIISDTLEMHFENGSLKVNTNYKQLYPDGSKIDAMVIKSPDPKIINVLQGNIAYSDGIKCSGIFYLIEQSYQKNLKGHCSYKDFSDNNQLGILSYEGNFYRDSFDGLGELTFKEGYRFKSYKGHFKNGKYDGKGVLEYSDGSKYEGEFQNSKRHGFGILYNNTGKIEFKGKWSDDQEVR; this is encoded by the coding sequence ATGACAAAAGACTTAAAACTATATATTCTTTTACTATTTCTATCAAATGCAGTCTATGCTCAGGATCTAAGTGGAGATTGGGTATGCACAGAATTACAATTGGAAAGCAAATCTATTCTGCAATTAAAGAAAGATTATTCAGTCGTTTATAAAACGAATTTAGGGGAATTCACAGGAAAATACGCATTCAATGGCAAAATATTTACATTGTCGTTATTGCAAAAGAATAATAAATATTCAGAATTAGCATATATTGTAACGAAATATCAAGATGATAAGTTAGAATGGTTCCCGAAAACACTTCCGGAAAGAAAAGAAGTTTGTATAAAAAGTAATTCCAAATGCAGAAAGGGTGACTGCAGAAATGGTGATGGTGAATTAGTCGATGGATCTTTTAAAGCCATTGGATATTTCAAAGATGGTGCAATATACACAGGCACTATAATTTCGGATACTTTGGAAATGCATTTCGAGAATGGTTCACTAAAAGTGAACACTAATTATAAGCAGTTGTATCCTGATGGCTCAAAGATTGATGCTATGGTAATCAAATCGCCCGATCCAAAAATAATAAATGTGCTGCAAGGAAATATTGCTTACTCAGATGGAATAAAATGTTCAGGCATATTCTATTTGATTGAGCAATCATACCAAAAAAATCTTAAAGGTCACTGTAGCTATAAAGACTTTTCAGATAACAACCAACTCGGGATATTATCATATGAAGGAAATTTTTATCGAGATTCATTCGATGGACTTGGCGAACTAACTTTTAAGGAAGGATATAGGTTTAAATCTTACAAAGGTCATTTTAAGAACGGCAAATACGATGGCAAAGGAGTGTTGGAATATTCAGATGGAAGCAAATATGAAGGTGAATTCCAAAATTCAAAGCGGCACGGGTTCGGCATATTATACAATAATACTGGAAAAATTGAATTTAAAGGAAAATGGAGCGATGATCAGGAGGTGAGATAA